The genomic window CCAAGAAAttcaagcagaatttttttgtcAGTCTTGGTTGCACAAAAAACAGACTCCATCTCCAGAAACCACACACTGCAGGTATGTGCTTCCAGCAGCATTTAAACCCTGATCTTGTGTTTATCATTCTGAAATTAGTAGATCAATCATTTAAGatttctgctgggttttttttttgatgttagAAGAGCAGCAGTATTAAACTTAGGAAAATGCTAATCCCCTCAAGAAACTGACTCATGAGGTATTTTAGCTTCTATTGTCATGAAAAGATGTATTATACAATATTAAACAATCCTCAGTTGACCTCTTAGACTTGAGATCTTCCTCAGGATGTGCTGGATTTAGTTATATACAAAGTTACCTTTCTCTTTACATGTATGAAAAACATCTCTTTGTACAGTAGCCAAATATAAATGACTACTTGagtagtattttatttatttctgaacaAGCCTATCTGTACAGCATCAAAGCATTCTTAATCAtgtatttcatctttttctctgAACATCCTTCACTACAGATTACATGACACTACTTTTGAAACAAAGGTATTCTAGAGTAAAACAGGAATTGAAAACTGTACAAAGATATAGTTCATaaatcagaatggtttgggttggaagtgaccttaaagatcatccagttccaagccTCCTgttgtgggcagggacaccttccactagaccaggttgcttcaagccaCATCCAACCTAACcttgaacccttccagggatggggcatccaaaATCTCCCTGGGCAACCCCAACTGCCTCACCTGTCCTCACTGGAGAGGTGCACCATCCCTCTGATAGCCTTTGTGGCCATCTCTGGGcttgctccaacagctccatgtcctccctgtgctgggaccccagagctggatgcagccctgcaggtggggtctcaccagagcagagcagaggggcagaatcccctccctggccctgctgcccacactgctttggatgcagcgcAGGACACCtctggctctctgggctgtgagggcacatggctgggtcatgttaCATTTATTTCAAGCAATACCACCAAGACTTTCTCCTCAGGGTTGCTCTCAATCTATTCTCtacccagcctgtatttgtgcttggaaTTGCCAATAAACAGTTTTATGATAAAGGGCTGTTTCTCTTGGTTCCTCTGCAAGAGTAATACAAGATCATAAGAAATTAATCTAATTTGCTACACTTTGGTTATTCCTGATGTCAAGGACACAGATGCTCAACTTTTTGGTAAAAGGGTTATTTTTAACCTGCTTGCTCCTCAGTTTCCACCTTTGCAAAATGAAGTCCTTTGAAGAGTCTCCACTTCTCAAGAATTCACTTTTGCAAAGCTAAATTGCCTAACAACTGTAAAATATGCTGAGATCCTGCTGTAGAAGATGCCATGTCATGGAAGCTGCAAAGTGATATTACAAGGCTTATGACTGCAGGGACGATGAACAGGAACAGAAGCATTTGGGTGACAGGTTATCTGCAAACAGAATGTGAGGGAGAAGGACGTCTTCAGGGAGTAATTTAATTCTCTCTCTGAAGATTTATACCTGCTGGGGATGCCAGCTAATGTTTGTTGCACCCAACAATACGAGTTGTTCATCTTGAAGATCTGTATGATggtttttaaaacctttttcaCATTGGTATTTCAGATAGAGATAGGATCTCATTAATGTTGTAGCAGGATGGGAATAAGCATTTGGAATATGCCACTGTAGGGCAATTCTGCCACTGTTGTGACAAGCACATTACTGTGGTATCTTTCCTAATGCTTGTCACAATAATGTGATTTATTTGTGTGTGAACCATAGTATCTGAAACCAGCTGTCATGCCAGAGCAGCTATGGAAGAGAACAATCCCAACCAGAAAATGTCCTGACAACACTGCTCACTGGGGATTAATGTGTTTGGGAAGGGCAACATTCGTACATTTACTGTCAGGTTTTCACCATCATTCAAATGGTTCTGAAACAATTTTCCAAATTATCATAATGGTCTGATGATAACGTATttgaatgggatttttttctcctgctatGACTAcatttttctccagctgttgGTAACAACGCAAGGTTGAAGACACAAACCTGGTGTGGTTTTCGTTAAACACGTTTGTGTTTAACATCACATGAAATGCTCTCTGGTGGAAACAGGTGCAGAAAATGTTTCGTATTTATATGAACTCACTAAAAGTGTCTGTCTTGTTCTTGCACATCTTAGTTTTCTTTGGAACATCCTGACTTCCTCATAGCAGGGATTTGTGGAACTGAACTTATTAGCTGACACTGATCGCTGTGATGGTAATCTCAGGAGAGAGGTTATATATAAATATTGAATGACAATCCCCAGAAAGAACATTTAGAATATTATGTACAAGTGAAAGACATACTTCTCAATTCATTGACTGAAATAGCATATATTACATCAAATTCAGGACAGATTTCATattactaaatattttttcaatatttcattTGTATAGATGTTTTAAATCTGCCTCAAATTCTAAGAAAACTCTAAATTAATACCAATGACAATTATACTGGTTAGTATTTCTTAAAGTCATGGAAGAACCTAAGTTGCCAAAGTGTATTAGTGAACATTTTCTGATTCAGATGTCTCTAGGGTAGACTATGCCACGAGAACTCGCATAGCACTTACTTCCTGTGTAATGGAATCTCATTTGCTGCCCTTCTGTGGTTCTTATTAGTTGAATCAATGTgattttttgtaagaaaatacaATGCAACTAATGTACAGAATTAGAATATTGCCTAGATAAGACACAAAGCCTTAAATTTAGTGGCAATTTAATGTCTGTGCcattgttttttcttcatctgctttgattttttgaAGCAGAACTCTCCCAGAAATACCGATGCATATAAAGGAAGTGCATAAAACTCCTATTTTGCAAAGCCAAGTGTGTCATCCTCATGCTACTCAGGAAGCAGAAATTTCTCAATATTTTGTCTTAGGAACAGTAATATAAATGGCAATTGTTTATGGTGACAAACATTTGCCATGTTGCCACATATACCACTCCAAGGTGGTGAAGTAACACAAGGCCAGGTGCATGGTCAGGGGTTAGACTGGGCTAAATGGACAACCTTTGTCTCAGTCTGTCGCCTGAGGATACCACTGCAAAGGGgtttttaattcaatttaaaacTTTCCTTCCTCAGAGCTGAAATCTGATTCAAATTCCACACAGTTAAAGGTCAGGATACTGCTAATAAGTGATAACTGTGATGCATATGGCACCAAAATCACTAAAAATCATAGTTAGACTTAACTCTATGACTTTTCAGAAACCACAAAATCAAGTCCCTTCATCACATTATGAATGCCAGACCACTCTGCTTCAATTCCAGCCTGTTTGGTGATGTCTTGTACTTCTGTGGTACCAAGCTGGGGTTTCTCAGTCCTTGTATGATTCATGATCCCATTTTCCCTTATTCCTAATtagtattttcatatttaactATCCTTATCCTAAATGCCTCAAGAGATGTGCAGGACTTCATCAGCACACATGAAATACTTGATTCGAGTGATGAATTCTGAGGTCTGTTTGTAATGCACACCATTTCAGTGGATCACATCTTTTATGACCCAGAGTACTACAGATGCTTATTTTCGTGGGTTGTGCCAGAGACCATGAAACACATCATGTGTTTTTAGGAGATACAGAATACAGATACAGGATAGATGGAGAAGCCATTAGAGGTGAGACTCACCTCAACGTCCTTTAGGTATGTACCATGCAAATTTCTCGTCTTCTGAAGCGGCTTCTCTTGCAGTCAGCAGAGTGACACCGCCGTGGGTGTCCACCCCGGGCCCCCTCCGCCGGAGGAGCGGGTGGATCAGGCTCCAAGCGGCCTCACGGTCGCCTGCCCCAGGCTTCATGCTGGACATCAACCACCTCGGTTCCTGCTGGAGAAACGACACAGCTGGATGGAGAAACACGCTAGAGGTGCTGCCTGGAGTCGGGCAAGTGGGAAATCCCAAATCCCTACGAGGGACAGTGCCAATGGCCCTAAAATGACTGCGAGAGTCCGGGCTAGAGTAGTCCCTTCCCCAGCTGTAAATCCCCACGTTTTTTCACATCAGCCTTGACACTTCGGCTACGACCGGGCCAAATCCCCCTGGCTCTGCCTCAATCTCGAGCCCTGGCCCAGAGGGTGCCGAGCGTCCCGGCGGGGTTGAGGACAGCCCGGCTCCTGCCGGTGCCGCCGGTTCGGTGGGAGGGAGCGCGGGGCTTGCGGGGAGCACTGGGCCGGTGGCTCGGGGGGGTGCCCGCGGCAGGGCCCCGGGGCGGGCTAGCGGCAGGAGCCCGCCTGTGCCCgcggggtgtccctggggctgcGGGCAGCGCTGGGTGCGGGACCGGCCCGCGCCCGGCGCCGAGCGCTCGCCGCCTCCGTGAGCGCCGGCGAACATGTTCCTGGCAGGCGAGGCCAAGGGAGATGCAGTGAGGCGCAGGGCACTTTTCCAACAGCTCCTCCGCCGGGAGAGCCAGTGGCACGGCGCGGCGCCGCAGCCCGCCgctctccccagctccctcgAGGAGAATCAGCCCGGCCGCCATGCAGCGAGGCAGGGTAAGAGGCTGCGGAccgggggccgggggctgcggtGCCGGGCGGTGCCGGGCGGGAGcggtgtccccggtgtccccatccccgctgACGGCGGCGTCGTTGCAGGTgcgggcggcgctggcggcgcTGCTGGCGCTGCTCTGCGCGGCGCTGCTCCCGCTCCGCCCGGAGGCCGCCAGGGCGCCCAAGCAGCGGCCGGCGCGGACCCGGAGCTGCGGCGAGCGGcccgaggagctgctggagcagctgtaTGGGCGGCTGGCGGCGGGCATGCTCAGCGCCTTCCACCACACCCTGCAGCCCGAGCCGCCGGGCCGCCAGCACAACGCCAGCTGCCCCGCCGGGGCACGGCCGCCCGCGGACAAGAAGGTCCGGCTCCCCGTCAATCTGCGCAGCGCATCGCCCTGGGCATACAGGTGACTCCGGCGCCGGGGAAAGGGGGGTGCGGCCGTCTCAGGGGGTCCCGGCAAGCTGAAGGGAGCCGAGGCGGTGTCCCGGTGCGGGACCGGCAGCGCCGGGCTCCGCCGGCTTTCCCGCGCAGTGACCGGGGCGGCTCGGGAGGCGAGGGGTGGCCGCGGCACCgggcagcagcctgcaggaaaGGTGCTTAAGCACACGTCTAAGTAGGCGATGTAAGGTAATTGTGTAAAAACAGCTTACGTGAGGAATATGTTTAATGggcaaaaagagaaatgaatgaGGTGGAGCAAGCCGTGAGATGGAGCTCAAACCCACATCCACACCCACCCGGGAGCACAGACCACCCTCAAAAAGTCACTTGGGCAAATTGTCATATGTGAAGTTCACTCAGAGGACCCTCAGCAAAGGACCGCCACCAAAGAAGCACCTCCTGactctgcagcagccacagaaggGCTCAGATGCTTTGCCAAAATGTGACTCCAGATGCTCCGCGGTTTCTAAAATACATCAGGGTACAGTCCGTGTTCAGGTCACCTACCAACAGAGCCGTATCTTCACCTACCAAACACTCCAAAGGGCTTGGTGTCCAGTTTGCTGTAGGAGCGTAGGCAAGGAATGAGTACAGCAATATTCTGCACCTGTGTTTTCAACCTGTGCTTTGCAAACCTTCTTCCCCTGAGGCGGAACAGGGGCTGACAGACTATTTTTAAGGGGGCATAAAAACAACTAAGTAAAGTAAATTTGTTGTGAGGCTGGTTAATACACAAAACAAGGGCCTGCATTTCTATAGGAAGCTCTGGAAAAGCTTGGAAACCACTGATCTAATACACTAAACCCAGTGTGTGATCACATTCTCAGAAGACTGTGAAGTCTTCTGGTGGTTTGAATAAGACAGCTTTCTGTAAAGGACTGCAGACAACAGGAAGCTAAAATGTGCAAACTTAAAAGGAACTGACTTTCTTGCTACTTTTTATACATTATCCTTGGTATATACTTTGATGCATTTCCTGTGTATTCAGCAAACAGTTATCTCCTTGTTAGTGCTCTccaacaaatatttattttatggcATGGGTTTTGCCTGCTTTTAGTGTAAGAAGTAATCCTACTGAGAGAAAGACGGTTTATTTGCTCAGTAAGCCCTTCATAAGCAAAGTATTTTTAGCAATACATTTTCTCTAAGCACACTGAGGATTTTTAAGCTACCTAAGAGTGcacaaagtaaataaataccATGAACGAAACACCTCCTATTCGGCTCAGGTATTTTTTACAGTGGTTTTGCAAAGTACTAGTGCTATCAGAAAATTGTTCCTCTGGTTTGAAAACAGTGCCCTCCATCCTTACATCTTGTTGGGCaggtatttattttcagttggaGCTCTGTGTAGGCTTACTTCTTAACAGAGAACCAGCTGCTCTTTAGGGGCTGGATTACAAAAGGTTTATTAAGAAGCTGTAAATCCACTGTACTTTTcatcaaaatgttttcaagaCAGACCACTAACCATTCACATACAAGTAACTTGATGACATCTCCAAGCTAGGAATTTTAAAAGATAGTGGAAAAAAGTATTACACcattaaaagcaaaatctaaaattatattcagagggaaaaatgttttctgtaggGTAAAGAGGCCTAAGTACACCATCTAGTTAACAGATCtcatttacagatttttttgtgattGCATTTTTACTGTATCATTAGTGTGTAATGAGACAGCAACAGATATCTCAAAATGTGTAATTAAAGTGTAAAGTATAAGATTGCTAACGTGCATTAGCTATTACCACCTGCTATCTCATAGATTTTGAAGCCAGATGTGAAAATTCGTTTCTGTGGTCTTCAGCTGGGTACCCAGGAAGCTCCTTAATGCTATTAGATCTACTCCATATCTTTGAGAAGAGCACACAGCTCTCCTTTAAAGACTGCAAGTAATGTCCCATTATGCTTTGTCAATGGTTAACCAATTTCACTTATACAATCCCAATTTCTTCTCCATCGCTGGAGTGTTAATCTGAAAAGCCGCACACAGATCTCTTCCGTATTACAGCACTTTCTTGACAAGCCTACTTGCATTTAATCCTTTTCCCTCATAAATTGCTCCCCTACACAGATTCATTGCTGTCTCCTGAACTGCCTTCTGAATCACCAAAGTTGTTCTAGTGGTGAAGGCTCATAAATAAATTTACTGTTGGCAGACCCCTCTTGTATGCGCTGATAGGACGCTGCTCAAAGGCTGAACTTGACAACTTGAAATTTGCATCAAGTTGCCTGTCCTGTTCCAGCATCTCACAGACATCCTGCTCTCTGACTTATTTTCTGCACCTAAAGACTTACAGTGCAATTCATTTCTGCTCTGTGCATAAagactcttttttctttttgacctGCATTTTAATGCCTGAGATACCTCATGCTGTTTCTCTGTCTTCATTGGTGTTACAGCAGTTCCCATTGTTACCATCTGCAGATTTCATTAACATACTGTTTATACTCCCTATTCCAGGTCATTAATAATAAAGATATTAAGTCTGGCTCTACTTACCTTCCCCTGAATATCTCCCCAGGAACCTGGTCCCAGCTGTTTAATGCTGCTGCTTGTAATTCTTCTGTTCACATGACTGTTCAGTGCAAGTCAACTGGAATTTTTTCATATCAGCATTTATGAGAAAGAATCAAATATATTACTTAGAGAACTGTGTATAACGTTGACCCTACTGCATCACCTGTATCCCAAACCTGTCATTCTGTTTAAGTGTGTAAGAATTAGGTTTGACTGGCTCAAAGCTCAGATAATCCTTGTGTGGCTTCTTTGCTTATCTTTATTCTGTGCTTactgtttattttccattacTTGGTATTTTAATTTGGTTATACAAAAATCATGACTTACATCACTTTTGGCTTGCTACAACCCAGAGATACAGGAGTAGTACATGGATTGCACCACAGATCCATTTGGTCCCCAACCCTACTGCTAGCAGCAACCAACAGGTGGTATTTAAGGCAGAAGTTAGGGGAAAAATACTAGTTTGTGGATCTGATACTGAAATTCCATCCTGATGGCCACAGGAGATCTGTATATAATTCAGGGCACAGAGTTTAATCACGCGAATCACtctttgctctgcagagctATAAAGAGACAGCAGAGTTCCCTGAAGTCAGCTGAGCACGCTGGATTTGCTCAGCACTTCAGGAAGTTGGGCTACAAATTAcccagcttttttaaaaaatagagcCGGCAGCAGAAGTTCTGCCGTGAAATCGTCCTTCCATGAAATCATCAGGCTGACTGTGTGCCAGCTTGTGACATCTATCCAGGGGTTGCTCATCCTTTTAGCAGTATTACATGGCAATCAATGAAATCCAGAGAGCCTGCTTGTACAAGGAGGTTCTGGCAAGGGCCACTTGGCTACTGCTATGGTTCAGAGTTGCTTAGCAAGAATTAATGATATGGGTGGACCTGCAGACGCTGCCGACATCACAGGATGGGGGCTCTTGTTAACATTTACAGAAGCCACAATCATGGTGATCATTAGCAGTgcaagcacagctccagagaTGCACAGACAAGTTGCTCATGGACAAGAGCCATTATaaaaaggattaattttaaatgtcttcCTAAACATTTGTGGGGTCTGATCATAAAACTCAGAGCAATGGTGGAAAAATCTGATCCCCCTTGTTGTAAAGTATTTGAACCTTGATAGTATGCCCTAGCCAAAcaatttttagttatttttaccagagccctcagagtaggaccaggctggaattaccctcaccggcttcacctggcctttccaccttcagctgcagcccatcagccccaagagggtttttaagctccagtctgaaggttggaggggagaggggggataGGTTTATATGTGTTTCCTgtcctttgctgttttgttgtttggatttcctggattaacttggctgctgatcactggatgggtttttttgctgtcatCATCTTGATGCTGCTTGCCTGGATCAGGAGCCTCACCTgttagagccctcaggaattcatcaaggACTGAGAGGTAAACTGTGCTGAactgggaaagaagaagctgaaaaactaaataccaagaaatagatgaaaaaggactgtgctgcactAGATTAAAACCAATCATATTATCAGAAAAGTATGTGTGAAGCTCATCGAACAAAATAGAGAAACCAATCTCAAGCAATGTGAGATCtcatgcacagcagctgcaaaatgtatatgtatgtattatGTAAAAGTTGTAAAATGTATAAGTAGAGTAGTATGTAAAAGTAGGTAGAAGGTATAAGTTGTAAAATGTGTAAGTACTGCATTAGGTAGACGTTGTAAAAGGTGTAAGTAAGATGTATAGGTAGTGTGATATGTGGAAGTTATAGAATGTGTAAGTAAGTGAACTGTATAAGTAGGGTATGATGTCAAAGTTGTGAGATGTGTGAGTGGAGTGTACTTTAAACAACAAGAAGCTTCTGCGTAATCATGTTGATTCGTTGATCAGAAGGCGTGAGTTCCTGCACCCACTGAAGTCAGCAGCACTTTTACAGGTAGTGCTGATTTGTGATTCCATTCAtggtgctgcagagcacagatgACTTTCATTAACCAGCTGTATATATCagctctgtttttattttctgatgtcCAAGGCTATAGTAACAACCAGAGAATTTGAAAACACTTCTGTGTCAGTTTAGCAAAATTTCTTTGTGTGCGTTCAGGAAGTCTTTCATGTTTCTGAACTTCCAAATCCCATTGCATTTGTTCCTGCCTCTGGGCCCTAATCCTGCATCTACTAAGGGTTAATTTACAGAGATTTAACTTTTATTGTCAGTGTTACTCTGATGATGTTAGCCAGTCCCTGTCTTAAACATTGCCCagcttgttttttctgtttttcaaaaatctgtttcagtTTATAAGCATCCTTGGTTTAGTGCTCATTTACATAAAATCTTAATAACGGTAATACAGGCAAGTCATTTTTTCACTGGTAAAAGCCAAGCTGTCTGCAATGTGTTTGAAGGAAGTCATACAAGAGGACTTTCCTTCAAATAATACTCCAGTGATTTTCTAGAAGCTTATCCAAGACATTTTCCAGGATTTAGCATTACCATGTGGCATGGTGTGCATGTCCCAAAGATGCTGCCAAGAGAAAGAATACAAGGGGATGCAGAGCTGCCATCCTTTTTAGTTGAGCACGTTTGTGTAACTCTTCAGAAAATCAGTTAGCACTGGGCTATTTTTGTGGAAGCACTGTGCTACCTATAGTACTAATACCTATGTTGCTGCCTGTATATAAAATAAACTAACCATAATGTGAACAAAAGAACACCTGCTATAGGGAAAGAAATGTCTtggcaagggagaaaaaaagctgttagCTCTTAATCTTGTAAGTATTTCAGAGTGCAAAGGAAGGGGATGATGATCTGCTTATTAGACTCCTGATAACATCCAGCTGTTAGCCCAGTGCTAACAGTGATTTTTCTGACGAGTCGGCTGCCTGCCCTAGCACAGCATCTGACCCCGTGGAATCAGAAGCTTGGAAATTATGAAGTGacaatgttattaaaaatactaCATATAAAAGCAGCAGTACAGGAGAAGGCAAATTAAGTCTCTGCAAGACTTTTACTTCTGACAGAAAGTTTTCTCTTGAGTTTCCAGGCTCAGTACGTAAATGGCAGGAAGTTTGCTTTTCACTGGGAGCTCTCTAAGCACTCGTAGGGTCataaggaaaagcagccgaGTCACACTTCATTAGCAGTTCCAGTTCAGCACAAACCTGCTTCTTGTTCCAGCAGATGGGAATAGAGCAGACCAGCACAGCTCACTGCTCCTGTCACTTGGGAGCCAGGAGCGCTGGAGAGGCAGAGTTAGCTTTACACAGTGGTGACCCGAGTTCACCGGACAAGGGCAATCGTCATGAAAGTGTCTGGGCTGTCTGGTCTGCAGCAGTGGCCACAGCAAACGACACGAGGCTGCAGGGGACACTTGAGTACCAGTGAAAAGTTGCACTTCTCTGGTTCtccactgctcttcccagctccatccatCTCTTGGGTGTGTTTTTCACTACATGTAGGAAAGACATAGCGAGAACTTGGAGCATACCTGGTTAGTTAACCTGATCAAACATGTTTACTCTCTTCCAGGAGAAGATGTTAAAACGTGGCTTGTAGTGGTTGGAGTAATGGAGAGGAATCAAACTATAGCAGCTGAGGCAGTGGTCATTTTCTGTGCAGTGTGATTATGCTCAGTTCAGGTGAACACAAGGAAGCAGGTCCAACTGCATTTATCCAGCTAAATGCTGGATGTTACTCTTGTTTGTTAGTGGTTCAGACCCAAGCAGGTCTGGATTGCCTAGAAAGACacaaatgaagttttatttatATGGCTTTTCTGAACAGGCTGGAGCTGAAGATGCAGATCCTTGTATATGGCTCTAAATTTTAGTGACATTTGAGTTAAGGTATTAATTTCAGGAGGTATTACTTAGAGGCTTCAGCCTTGAAGTTCTGGTCTGGATGCAAAACCACATCTATATTTTGAATCCATCATTAAGTCTGGATTCTCTGATTCCTTCCAGTCCTCACATAATGTATTGACATTGAACTTAGTAATATaagagattttttcctttggaaagtaGAAAACCATGCCACAACCACACCATctttcaaaaaacccacaccactAATACCTGACTTTTTCCACGTGGGAATTTGGAGAGATGGTTGTAGACCATGATTCCAGTAACAGTGTTCTCCTGTCATGAGTGAAACCTCTCATGTGTGCATGCAGAAGCATGTTCATGCTTTCCAGTAACATCATGAACCAGGTGCTAGAGATAATACAGTGGAGGAAATACCAATGACTTGACACATGGTGTGTTTAACAATCCACCACTGAAATTACTCACACTTGAGTTTGAAATGGCAATGTATCACGTAGAAAGGCCTGTGTTCcgctttcttcccttctgctgcccacCAGACATTTTATTTCACACTGGTGTGAGATCCTGTAACATGAAGGTATTTCCTGGGGAAAGTAAGCAAGTATAAATGGGACAGAGGAGTATTGCAAAAAATATCTGCAACATCACAGATGTCTGGCTATAAGAGAACTGGTCAGATTTTCCCATGAGGAAAACaaattctttaaattttatataatggtcattatatatatattaaaaagtcTGTTTTCCTTGATGACAGGATAATCAAGTTTGTGCTTGGCAAAAGCTGTCATTCCAGATTTCCTTTAACTGGATAAACTGGTGATACTTCTGAAAAGGGCAGCTCCCTTCTGTCCCCACCTACAGCTGTTTGTTCACTCTGCCTTGCTGGTGTAGAGCTCTGTGTACATGTGTGGCAAAACAGCTGACACACCAAACCCCAGCTTTTGATGGAGTTACTCCTCAGTTGAATGAATTCCTGGATCAATCCTGTGACCAGAAAAACATCAGTGTCAACCCAGGGGTGGGTGTGAGAGAG from Corvus hawaiiensis isolate bCorHaw1 chromosome 2, bCorHaw1.pri.cur, whole genome shotgun sequence includes these protein-coding regions:
- the IL17D gene encoding interleukin-17D — protein: MQRGRVRAALAALLALLCAALLPLRPEAARAPKQRPARTRSCGERPEELLEQLYGRLAAGMLSAFHHTLQPEPPGRQHNASCPAGARPPADKKVRLPVNLRSASPWAYRISYDPMRYPKYIPEAYCLCKGCLMGIFGEESFHFRSTPVFMPTVILRRTPACAGGRYVYTEDYITIPVGCTCVPEQEKEAESVNSSIDKQEVKLLVSQNKPSSE